From one Bacteroides intestinalis DSM 17393 genomic stretch:
- a CDS encoding DUF1573 domain-containing protein yields MKRLTLYMFMLVLSIGYVSAQGKADIKFDKTSHNFGTFSENDPVVSCVFTFTNVGDAPLVIHQAVASCGCTVPEYTQEPVLPGKTGTVKITYNGTGKYPGHFKKSITLRTNAKTEMMRLFVEGDMTPKDAK; encoded by the coding sequence ATGAAAAGACTTACATTGTATATGTTTATGCTCGTACTGAGCATTGGTTACGTTTCGGCACAGGGGAAAGCTGATATTAAGTTTGATAAAACCTCACATAACTTCGGTACGTTTTCTGAAAATGATCCGGTAGTAAGTTGTGTATTCACATTCACCAATGTGGGCGATGCTCCGCTGGTTATACATCAAGCCGTAGCTTCCTGTGGATGTACAGTTCCCGAATATACCCAGGAACCCGTATTGCCGGGCAAAACCGGAACCGTTAAGATTACTTACAACGGAACAGGCAAGTATCCGGGACACTTCAAAAAGTCCATCACTTTGCGCACGAATGCCAAAACAGAAATGATGCGACTCTTTGTAGAAGGAGATATGACACCGAAAGATGCAAAATAA
- a CDS encoding OPT family oligopeptide transporter produces the protein MKQEEEKLTGLPENAFRELKPGEVYNPLMSPNKKYPEVNLWSVLWGIAMAILFSAAAAYLGLKVGQVFEAAIPIAIIAVGVSGAAKRKNALGENVIIQSIGASSGVIVAGAIFTLPALYILQETYPAEITVTFTQVFISSLLGGVLGILFLIPFRKYFVSDMHGKYPFPEATATTQVLVSGEKGGSQAKPLLLAGIIGGLYDFIVATFGWWNENFTTRVCGFGEMLADKAKLVFKVNTGAAVLGLGYIVGLKYASIICAGSLAVWWIIIPGMSMIWGDSVLNQWNPSIVATVGSMAPEEIFNYYAKSIGIGGIAMAGIIGIIKSWGIIKSAVGLAAKEMGGKSNVEASMKRTQRDISMKIIAIGSIITLLLVFLFFYFDVMQGSLLHTVVAILLVAGIAFLFTTVAANAIAIVGTNPVSGMTLMTLILASVVMVSVGLKGPEGMVAALVMGGVVCTALSMAGGFITDLKIGYWLGSTPAKQEAWKFLGTIVSAATVGGVMIILNKTYGFTSGQLAAPQANAMAAVIEPLMNGVGAPWLLYGIGAVLAIVLNAFKIPALAFALGMFIPLQLNIPLVVGGAINWYVTSRSKDATLNTERGEKGTLLASGFIAGGALMGVVSAAMRFGGINLVNDAWVNNTWSEVLALGAYALLIIYFIKASMKTK, from the coding sequence ATGAAACAAGAAGAAGAGAAATTGACCGGTCTGCCGGAAAATGCATTCCGTGAACTGAAACCGGGCGAGGTCTACAACCCGTTGATGAGCCCTAACAAGAAGTACCCGGAAGTTAACCTCTGGTCTGTATTATGGGGTATCGCCATGGCTATCCTCTTTTCGGCTGCGGCAGCCTATCTGGGATTAAAAGTAGGACAAGTGTTCGAAGCAGCCATTCCTATTGCAATTATTGCCGTAGGCGTATCAGGCGCTGCCAAACGTAAGAATGCGTTAGGAGAAAATGTCATTATCCAATCTATCGGAGCCAGTTCCGGCGTTATTGTGGCAGGTGCCATTTTTACCCTGCCCGCCTTATACATTCTACAAGAAACTTATCCGGCGGAAATCACGGTTACTTTTACTCAGGTATTCATCAGTTCATTGCTGGGAGGCGTATTGGGTATTCTCTTCCTCATCCCATTCCGTAAATATTTTGTAAGTGATATGCATGGCAAGTATCCTTTCCCCGAAGCAACAGCTACCACACAGGTACTGGTATCGGGCGAAAAAGGCGGAAGTCAGGCAAAACCGTTATTGCTGGCCGGCATTATCGGAGGTCTGTACGACTTCATCGTTGCTACATTCGGCTGGTGGAACGAAAACTTCACCACACGTGTATGCGGCTTTGGTGAGATGCTGGCCGATAAAGCAAAACTGGTATTCAAAGTGAATACAGGTGCGGCCGTACTCGGTTTGGGCTATATTGTGGGACTAAAATATGCTTCTATCATTTGTGCCGGTTCACTGGCTGTATGGTGGATTATCATTCCGGGAATGTCCATGATCTGGGGCGACAGCGTGCTGAACCAGTGGAATCCGTCAATTGTGGCTACCGTAGGCAGCATGGCTCCCGAAGAAATTTTTAATTATTATGCCAAGAGCATCGGTATCGGCGGTATTGCTATGGCAGGTATCATCGGTATCATCAAGTCATGGGGTATCATCAAAAGTGCCGTAGGACTGGCAGCTAAGGAGATGGGTGGAAAATCCAATGTAGAAGCCAGCATGAAGCGCACTCAACGTGATATTTCGATGAAGATTATCGCTATCGGTTCTATTATAACACTGTTGCTGGTATTCTTATTCTTCTACTTCGATGTGATGCAAGGCAGTTTGCTGCATACTGTGGTAGCTATTCTGCTGGTGGCAGGTATCGCTTTCCTGTTTACGACTGTGGCTGCCAATGCCATTGCAATCGTAGGTACGAATCCGGTTTCCGGCATGACGCTGATGACATTGATTCTGGCATCGGTAGTGATGGTATCTGTTGGCTTGAAAGGTCCGGAGGGAATGGTAGCCGCATTGGTAATGGGTGGCGTTGTGTGTACGGCACTGTCTATGGCAGGTGGTTTCATTACTGACTTGAAAATCGGTTATTGGTTGGGTAGTACACCCGCTAAACAGGAAGCCTGGAAGTTTCTTGGAACGATTGTTTCAGCTGCAACCGTAGGTGGTGTAATGATTATCCTGAATAAGACATACGGATTTACCAGCGGACAACTGGCTGCTCCGCAAGCTAATGCGATGGCGGCAGTTATTGAACCGTTAATGAATGGCGTGGGTGCCCCCTGGTTGCTTTATGGCATTGGTGCAGTACTGGCTATCGTGCTGAATGCATTCAAGATTCCCGCATTGGCATTTGCACTGGGTATGTTCATTCCGTTACAGCTGAACATTCCTCTTGTAGTGGGTGGTGCCATCAACTGGTATGTGACAAGCCGCAGCAAAGATGCCACCCTTAATACTGAACGCGGTGAAAAAGGTACGTTGCTGGCATCCGGTTTCATTGCCGGTGGTGCGCTTATGGGTGTAGTCAGTGCAGCAATGCGTTTCGGAGGTATCAATCTGGTAAATGACGCCTGGGTAAACAATACATGGTCCGAGGTACTAGCATTGGGTGCATACGCATTACTGATAATTTACTTCATTAAAGCTTCAATGAAAACCAAATAA
- a CDS encoding alpha/beta hydrolase, which yields MRTILFITALFMSTLLSAQKPVEIPLWPNGAPNTNGLTGDQEDLNGGRVANVVNPTITVYRPAKPNGMTILMCPGGGYARLAMNHEGHDMASWFNTQGITYAVLKYRMPNGNREVPLSDAEQAIRIIRQHAKEWGINPNQVGVMGASAGGHLAASLSTLYSSDETRPDFQILLYPVISMVPGITHGGSRKNLLGDNPTKELEDAYSLERRVSPRSPQAFIVLSADDGAVPPMNSIGYFLALNQQKVPVSMHIYPIGGHGWGFRDNFTYKRQWTEELEKWLRDGVKFEKNN from the coding sequence ATGAGAACAATTTTATTTATCACAGCATTGTTTATGTCAACTCTGCTATCTGCTCAGAAGCCCGTTGAGATACCCTTGTGGCCCAACGGTGCTCCTAATACGAATGGCCTGACAGGAGATCAGGAAGATTTGAACGGCGGCCGTGTGGCCAATGTTGTTAATCCCACCATCACGGTTTATCGTCCGGCAAAGCCAAACGGCATGACTATCTTGATGTGTCCGGGCGGCGGATATGCCCGCCTGGCAATGAATCACGAAGGCCATGACATGGCATCCTGGTTCAACACACAGGGAATCACGTATGCCGTCCTGAAATATCGTATGCCGAACGGGAATCGCGAAGTGCCCCTCTCAGATGCAGAACAGGCCATCCGCATTATTCGCCAGCATGCCAAAGAATGGGGTATCAATCCGAATCAGGTAGGCGTTATGGGTGCATCGGCAGGCGGACATCTGGCTGCTTCTCTCTCTACACTTTACAGTAGCGATGAAACGCGTCCAGACTTTCAGATATTGCTTTATCCGGTAATCTCTATGGTACCGGGTATCACCCATGGAGGTTCCCGCAAGAACCTTCTTGGCGACAACCCGACCAAGGAACTGGAAGATGCGTATTCTCTGGAACGTCGTGTATCTCCCCGCTCTCCACAAGCTTTCATCGTACTTTCTGCTGATGATGGCGCTGTGCCACCCATGAATAGTATCGGCTACTTTCTTGCTCTCAACCAACAGAAAGTTCCCGTATCCATGCACATCTACCCCATTGGCGGACATGGCTGGGGCTTTCGCGATAACTTCACTTACAAACGCCAGTGGACAGAAGAACTGGAGAAGTGGTTGCGTGACGGGGTGAAATTCGAGAAAAATAACTAA
- a CDS encoding glycoside hydrolase family 2 TIM barrel-domain containing protein: MKKLTFITCLVLLPLALQAQEDRYDQLTNPKLTSINKEAPRSTFTSYATEEDAIVNDRTNGASRLSLNGKWKFNYVENFADRPTDFMNVRTDVNRWPDINVPGNWELQGFGTPIYVNQPYEFCSKGYEPYWDKPNPPYVPKDWNPTGTYRRDFVVGNDWDGKEIFLSADGVRGAAFYYMNGKFVGMSKDAKTPARFNVTAMVKKGKNMIAIQVHRFSDANYLECQDFWRISGIERDIYLYATPKIHIADFKVETPLDPYYKDGILQLKVKLTNESDIKSPYVVSYRLLDDQDQQVTQSSTRVEGDQTEVEFTKKTLRGVKHWTAETPNLYTLVISLKRTNGEIIEATSCKVGFRTIEIKDKQLLVNGVPILVKGVNVHEHNEYTGHYVPEDLMIKDFELWKKYNVNTVRTCHYPQQERFYELCDQYGIYVIDEANIESHGMGYNLNVGGTLGNNPLFMNAHLDRTMNMYERDKNHPSVIIWSLGNEAGNGLNFYVTYNSLKMLDSRPIQYERAGLEWNTDIYCPMYSSPQSIEKYAQNKEMTRPLILCEYAHAMGNSLGNFQDYWDVIEKYPILQGGCIWDWVDQGFAAKTSDGRKYWNYGGDYGDTGTPSDGNFCINGVVYPDRSIKPQTIEMGKVYQNIKFIKFDPQTCTVQIRNDFSFTDLNKYDFHYVVRDHGKEIYKGQMDNINAAPGKTATSAFLQGIPKEKNTTGDVRIEFYATIRNAEPFLPVGTVIAREQTYVHPFFKKEVVRMDPAKVDEVFSQVVFSGDDFKATFDKQSGLLTSYIYKKQEYIHNGQGPQPFFWRAPTDNDYGAKLPTRLKAWREASYQTPKAESFNVSKDGDKSIVKVTYRFPQVDAQWEITYKVFANGIIKVDNRFVAEGTETPMIPRVGLRMQLSEILNDLTYYGRGPEENYRDRRTSQFIGEYTTPIKDLYEPYIRPQENEHHTDIYWCALTTKQKAGLLFIADRTFELNASNYLLGSLDSGETIDNGAPRTNETNHRHLTDPQPVKQVDMFIDYRMMGVGGDNSWGAIAHEPYLIRPGVENTIEYGFSIVPFDKKADYKNLIYQY, encoded by the coding sequence ATGAAAAAATTGACTTTTATCACCTGTCTCGTATTACTACCCCTCGCCCTTCAGGCACAGGAAGACCGTTACGACCAGTTGACCAATCCGAAGTTGACCAGTATCAACAAAGAGGCTCCCCGAAGTACATTCACTTCTTATGCCACCGAAGAAGATGCTATCGTCAACGACCGGACGAACGGAGCCAGCCGCCTATCCCTCAACGGGAAATGGAAGTTCAACTATGTGGAAAACTTTGCCGACCGTCCCACAGACTTCATGAATGTGCGTACTGATGTGAACCGTTGGCCGGACATCAATGTGCCGGGTAACTGGGAGCTGCAGGGCTTCGGTACTCCGATCTACGTCAACCAGCCTTACGAGTTCTGTTCTAAGGGTTACGAACCTTATTGGGACAAGCCTAATCCGCCTTATGTACCCAAAGACTGGAATCCGACAGGAACATATCGCCGTGATTTCGTTGTAGGTAATGACTGGGATGGAAAAGAAATCTTCCTCAGTGCGGACGGTGTACGCGGTGCTGCTTTCTATTACATGAATGGCAAGTTTGTAGGTATGAGCAAGGATGCCAAAACTCCTGCCCGCTTCAACGTTACCGCCATGGTTAAAAAAGGCAAGAATATGATTGCCATTCAGGTACACCGTTTCTCGGATGCCAATTATCTGGAATGTCAGGACTTTTGGCGCATCAGCGGTATAGAGCGCGATATCTATCTTTATGCCACACCCAAAATCCATATTGCAGACTTCAAGGTAGAGACTCCGTTGGATCCTTATTACAAGGACGGTATCCTGCAACTGAAAGTGAAGCTTACGAACGAAAGTGATATAAAGTCTCCTTATGTAGTTTCCTATCGTTTACTCGATGACCAGGATCAGCAAGTAACCCAGTCCTCTACCCGTGTGGAAGGTGATCAGACCGAAGTAGAATTCACGAAGAAAACCCTCCGTGGTGTAAAGCATTGGACAGCTGAAACACCTAATCTTTATACACTCGTCATCAGCCTGAAGCGCACCAATGGCGAAATAATAGAAGCCACCAGTTGCAAGGTAGGTTTCCGCACGATAGAGATTAAGGATAAGCAACTGCTTGTGAATGGCGTGCCTATCCTTGTGAAAGGTGTGAATGTACATGAACATAATGAATACACAGGACATTACGTTCCGGAAGATCTTATGATCAAGGATTTCGAACTCTGGAAAAAATATAATGTGAACACCGTACGTACTTGCCACTACCCGCAACAGGAACGTTTCTACGAACTTTGCGACCAATATGGTATATACGTAATTGATGAAGCAAATATTGAAAGCCACGGTATGGGTTATAATCTCAATGTAGGTGGTACTTTAGGTAACAATCCGTTATTCATGAATGCTCACCTCGACCGTACCATGAATATGTACGAACGTGATAAGAATCATCCATCTGTAATCATCTGGTCACTGGGTAATGAAGCTGGAAACGGACTGAACTTCTACGTTACCTATAATAGTCTGAAGATGCTCGATAGCCGTCCTATCCAGTACGAACGTGCCGGATTAGAATGGAATACGGATATTTATTGTCCGATGTACTCTTCTCCCCAATCTATTGAAAAGTATGCCCAGAATAAGGAAATGACTCGTCCGCTTATCCTGTGTGAATATGCTCATGCTATGGGTAACAGTCTTGGCAACTTCCAGGATTATTGGGATGTGATTGAGAAATATCCGATATTACAGGGTGGTTGCATCTGGGACTGGGTAGATCAAGGCTTTGCCGCCAAAACCAGTGACGGACGCAAATATTGGAATTATGGTGGTGACTATGGCGATACCGGAACTCCTTCCGATGGCAACTTCTGCATCAATGGTGTAGTTTATCCCGACCGCAGTATAAAGCCCCAGACTATTGAAATGGGTAAGGTTTATCAGAACATAAAATTCATTAAGTTCGATCCGCAAACCTGCACGGTGCAGATACGCAATGACTTCTCATTTACTGATCTAAATAAATATGATTTCCATTATGTCGTTCGCGATCATGGAAAAGAGATTTATAAAGGTCAGATGGACAATATCAATGCTGCTCCGGGCAAGACAGCTACCAGTGCATTCCTGCAAGGTATTCCTAAAGAAAAGAATACTACGGGAGATGTACGCATCGAGTTCTATGCAACCATACGTAATGCAGAACCTTTCTTACCGGTTGGTACGGTAATCGCACGTGAACAAACTTATGTTCATCCGTTCTTTAAGAAAGAAGTGGTACGCATGGATCCCGCTAAAGTAGATGAAGTCTTTTCACAGGTTGTTTTCAGCGGTGATGATTTCAAAGCTACATTTGATAAACAAAGTGGCTTGCTGACCTCTTATATCTATAAGAAACAAGAGTATATCCATAACGGTCAAGGTCCGCAACCTTTCTTCTGGCGTGCACCTACCGATAATGATTACGGAGCAAAGCTTCCCACTCGCCTGAAAGCATGGCGCGAGGCCAGTTACCAGACACCTAAGGCAGAATCGTTCAATGTTTCTAAAGATGGTGACAAGTCCATTGTAAAAGTTACCTATCGTTTTCCGCAGGTAGATGCGCAGTGGGAAATTACCTATAAAGTCTTTGCCAATGGCATTATCAAAGTGGATAATCGCTTTGTAGCCGAAGGTACGGAAACTCCAATGATACCCCGTGTAGGTTTGCGCATGCAATTATCGGAAATATTAAACGACCTTACTTACTACGGCCGTGGTCCGGAAGAGAACTATCGTGATCGTCGCACTTCCCAGTTTATCGGAGAATATACTACTCCGATAAAGGACTTGTACGAACCGTACATCCGTCCGCAAGAAAATGAGCATCATACGGATATTTACTGGTGTGCACTCACCACTAAACAAAAAGCCGGTTTACTCTTCATTGCCGACCGTACGTTTGAACTGAATGCTTCCAACTATCTGCTTGGAAGTCTGGATAGCGGCGAAACCATCGACAATGGTGCTCCACGTACCAACGAAACGAATCACCGTCACCTCACCGACCCACAACCTGTAAAACAGGTAGATATGTTTATCGACTATCGTATGATGGGTGTAGGTGGTGATAATAGTTGGGGAGCTATAGCACACGAACCGTATCTGATTCGGCCCGGTGTAGAAAATACCATTGAATACGGCTTCTCCATCGTACCATTTGACAAAAAGGCGGATTACAAAAATTTAATCTATCAATATTAA
- a CDS encoding N-acetylmuramoyl-L-alanine amidase-like domain-containing protein has protein sequence MKTMITLLFSALCVATVSAQTDEKDNAMLNNGINFLDIPYVAHTLDVTDGEEELIINCDEVDCTTFVEYTLAMALSPTEDGQVAEGDFATNLQKIRYRDGKINGYPSRLHYIADWVNNGVRNGFLEDVTTAYSPYTQKVSLSYMSSHPELYKQLSKSPENVAKMKEIEKSLNGQEFHYVPKDKLPFNGLPWIKNGDIIAITTNTPGLDVAHMGIAFYVNGKLSLLHASSKEKKVVVSKVALGQMLQNNDNWTGIRVLRMKK, from the coding sequence ATGAAAACAATGATTACCCTCCTGTTCAGTGCGCTTTGTGTAGCTACTGTCAGTGCTCAGACAGATGAAAAAGACAACGCCATGCTGAACAATGGAATAAATTTTCTGGATATTCCTTACGTAGCACATACGTTGGACGTTACTGATGGCGAAGAAGAACTTATCATCAATTGTGATGAAGTAGATTGCACCACCTTTGTAGAATATACTCTTGCTATGGCCCTCTCTCCTACCGAAGACGGACAGGTAGCTGAAGGCGATTTTGCTACCAATCTGCAAAAGATCCGTTACCGTGATGGAAAAATCAACGGTTATCCTTCACGCCTGCACTACATTGCAGACTGGGTAAACAATGGTGTTCGTAACGGTTTCCTGGAAGACGTAACAACAGCTTACAGCCCATATACCCAGAAAGTTTCTCTTTCCTACATGTCTTCTCATCCGGAACTGTACAAGCAGTTGAGTAAATCTCCGGAGAATGTAGCAAAAATGAAAGAGATCGAGAAGTCATTGAATGGTCAGGAATTTCATTATGTTCCCAAGGATAAGCTACCGTTTAATGGTCTGCCTTGGATAAAGAATGGTGATATCATTGCTATTACAACGAATACTCCGGGATTGGATGTAGCTCATATGGGTATTGCTTTCTATGTAAACGGCAAATTAAGTCTGCTGCATGCTTCTTCTAAAGAAAAGAAAGTGGTTGTTTCGAAAGTGGCTTTAGGGCAAATGCTACAGAATAATGATAACTGGACAGGAATCAGAGTACTAAGGATGAAGAAATAA
- a CDS encoding acyltransferase family protein: protein MNRTRFYYLDLLRVFLTMLVFYHHSAVAFGASGGWYYISKETTTGLTQGLLSASMGIDQSYFMSLFFFISAYLMPFSFDRKGMKSFIYDRLNRLGIPLLIYSFLVNPLLIYWIYGVWGRPGFGPMWFVFTLLIFELSYAVYRHFCTKRLALNWKYPAIMGILLFMIVTGAAAFLIRLYVPVGSEVLGLQLGFFPLYIGMYLLGIVAHRNHWLDKICVKNALPWFLTAILCGIPSLLIVMGSFSEQMDLFSGGWNLQALFYALWEPVMCVGICYFLLAYGKAHWNKPMPLVQKLSTDSYAAYFIHPVVVVGCIFVMELLLVSPLMRLALVCVVGIPCCFIAARGMRLVLGTVGVKM, encoded by the coding sequence ATGAATCGGACGCGTTTTTATTATCTTGACTTATTACGGGTTTTCCTGACTATGCTGGTGTTTTATCATCATTCTGCGGTTGCTTTCGGAGCTTCCGGTGGATGGTATTACATATCGAAGGAAACAACTACTGGCCTAACTCAAGGATTGCTCTCAGCATCTATGGGCATTGACCAATCCTATTTTATGAGTCTTTTCTTTTTTATCTCTGCCTATTTGATGCCCTTTTCTTTTGATCGTAAAGGAATGAAATCTTTTATATACGATCGTCTCAACCGTTTGGGTATTCCTCTTTTGATTTATAGTTTTCTAGTTAATCCTCTATTAATATATTGGATATACGGTGTATGGGGTAGACCGGGTTTTGGACCGATGTGGTTTGTATTTACACTGTTGATTTTTGAATTGAGTTATGCTGTTTATCGCCATTTTTGTACAAAGCGGTTGGCACTGAATTGGAAATATCCTGCAATAATGGGTATTCTTCTATTTATGATAGTGACAGGTGCCGCAGCATTCCTCATTCGGCTTTATGTTCCTGTAGGAAGTGAAGTTTTAGGATTGCAGCTGGGGTTCTTTCCTTTATATATAGGTATGTATTTGTTGGGAATTGTGGCGCATCGTAATCATTGGCTGGATAAAATCTGTGTGAAGAATGCACTTCCTTGGTTTCTTACAGCAATTCTTTGTGGCATTCCTTCTTTATTGATTGTAATGGGTAGTTTTTCAGAACAGATGGATTTATTCTCGGGTGGATGGAATTTGCAGGCTTTATTTTATGCTCTTTGGGAACCTGTTATGTGTGTGGGTATTTGCTATTTTCTGTTAGCATACGGGAAAGCTCATTGGAACAAACCGATGCCTTTGGTTCAGAAATTGTCCACTGATAGTTATGCGGCTTATTTTATTCATCCTGTTGTTGTGGTAGGTTGCATATTTGTTATGGAACTTTTGCTGGTCTCTCCATTGATGCGATTGGCATTGGTTTGTGTGGTGGGCATTCCGTGTTGTTTTATTGCGGCAAGAGGAATGAGGTTAGTGCTGGGAACGGTTGGCGTGAAGATGTAA
- a CDS encoding PspC domain-containing protein produces the protein MKKTLTVNLGGTVFHIDEDAYRLLDNYLCNLKLHFRRQAGADEIVNDIELRISELFLEKLTAGSQVITITDVEEVINRMGKPEEMETGTEENAASGSGNTKGASGESYGSGSWNGDNNSSYTSTRRRLYRNPDDKMLGGVIGGLSVYLGWDSTWFRLIFVLCAIFGFKFLLPLYIICWIVIPEARTAAEKLNMRGEAVTVENIGKTVTDGFERVTNNVNDYMKSDKPRTSMQRTGDTLLMIVGWFLKICLVIVAIICSPVLFVFGIVFVALLFAAIAVAIGGGAALMSWFPAIDFVLPTSPLSAIVLYIAGILVVGIPLVSLVFAIFRPVFNWQPMVSGLKWTLLILWIVSATIFFICYTMQGFTFPELLMRG, from the coding sequence ATGAAAAAGACATTAACAGTAAATTTGGGCGGAACTGTTTTCCACATTGATGAAGACGCCTATCGCCTTTTGGATAACTATCTATGCAATCTGAAACTGCACTTTAGAAGACAAGCCGGTGCTGACGAGATTGTAAATGACATCGAACTCCGCATCTCTGAACTTTTTTTAGAGAAGCTGACTGCTGGCTCTCAGGTTATCACTATAACTGATGTAGAAGAAGTAATCAATCGTATGGGGAAACCTGAAGAGATGGAAACAGGGACTGAGGAGAATGCTGCTTCCGGTTCCGGAAATACGAAGGGTGCCTCCGGTGAAAGTTATGGTTCCGGTTCCTGGAATGGTGATAATAATTCTTCTTATACTTCAACCCGTCGCCGTTTGTATCGCAATCCGGACGATAAAATGCTGGGTGGCGTGATAGGGGGACTTAGTGTTTATTTAGGTTGGGATTCTACTTGGTTCCGTTTGATTTTTGTTCTTTGTGCAATCTTTGGTTTCAAGTTTTTACTTCCTCTCTATATCATTTGCTGGATAGTGATTCCCGAAGCTCGTACAGCAGCTGAGAAGTTGAACATGCGTGGTGAAGCTGTTACGGTAGAGAACATAGGAAAGACTGTGACTGATGGTTTTGAGAGAGTTACCAATAATGTAAACGATTATATGAAGTCTGATAAACCTCGTACTTCTATGCAAAGGACTGGTGATACATTATTAATGATTGTCGGTTGGTTCCTGAAGATTTGTCTGGTTATTGTGGCTATCATTTGCAGTCCGGTACTGTTTGTTTTCGGTATTGTATTTGTGGCTTTGCTCTTTGCCGCTATTGCAGTTGCTATTGGTGGTGGTGCAGCGTTGATGTCTTGGTTCCCGGCTATTGATTTTGTATTACCTACATCTCCTTTGTCAGCCATCGTACTATATATTGCAGGTATCCTCGTAGTGGGTATTCCTCTGGTTAGCCTTGTCTTCGCAATCTTCCGTCCGGTGTTCAATTGGCAACCTATGGTTTCCGGGTTGAAGTGGACATTGCTTATTCTGTGGATTGTTAGTGCTACCATCTTCTTTATCTGCTATACCATGCAAGGATTTACATTCCCGGAATTGCTGATGCGAGGGTAA
- a CDS encoding PadR family transcriptional regulator, which produces MDVNNVKSQMRKGMLEYCIMLLLHKEPAYASDIIQKLKEAKLIVVEGTLYPLLTRLKNDDLLSYEWIESTQGPPRKYYKLTPKGEVFLGELEVSWRELNETVNHIANY; this is translated from the coding sequence ATGGACGTAAATAATGTAAAGTCGCAAATGCGTAAGGGCATGTTAGAGTATTGCATCATGCTACTGCTTCACAAAGAACCGGCCTACGCTTCGGATATCATCCAGAAACTAAAGGAAGCCAAGCTGATCGTAGTGGAAGGAACGCTTTACCCGCTGCTCACTCGTCTGAAGAATGACGATCTATTAAGTTACGAATGGATAGAGTCCACACAAGGACCACCACGTAAATATTACAAGCTCACTCCGAAAGGGGAAGTTTTTCTTGGAGAGTTGGAAGTCTCTTGGCGTGAGTTGAATGAAACAGTGAATCATATAGCCAACTATTAG
- a CDS encoding GNAT family N-acetyltransferase has protein sequence MLIIRKATTADCELIHKLAWQIFPETYKDILSPEQNDYMMEWMYSIENIRKQMEEEGHVYFIGYKNKEVCGYVSVQQQGEDLFHLQKIYVLPSFQGSHCGSFLFHEAVKYIKEVHPGPCLMELNVNRNNKALNFYERMGMKKLREGDFPIGNGYYMNDFIMGLEIQ, from the coding sequence ATGTTAATTATCAGAAAAGCAACTACAGCCGATTGTGAGCTGATTCATAAACTTGCATGGCAGATATTTCCGGAAACTTACAAGGACATACTTTCACCGGAGCAAAACGATTACATGATGGAATGGATGTACTCCATAGAGAACATCCGCAAGCAAATGGAAGAAGAAGGACATGTATATTTCATTGGATACAAGAACAAAGAAGTGTGTGGTTATGTATCTGTGCAACAACAAGGTGAAGATCTATTTCACTTACAGAAAATATATGTACTCCCCTCCTTTCAAGGATCACATTGCGGTAGCTTCTTATTTCATGAAGCCGTCAAATACATCAAGGAAGTACATCCTGGTCCATGCCTAATGGAGTTGAATGTGAACCGTAACAATAAAGCGCTGAATTTCTATGAACGTATGGGAATGAAGAAATTGAGGGAAGGGGATTTTCCGATAGGAAACGGATATTATATGAATGACTTTATAATGGGGCTTGAGATTCAATGA